The following proteins come from a genomic window of Mucinivorans hirudinis:
- a CDS encoding Conjugative transposon protein TraL, whose amino-acid sequence MIRRIVIKIQDWTEDKLRHLCGRITPEKRLAVILLMFAVFGITSLYIFVSAIYQIGKNEGQRIEIEHIEGLKLQQKDSINQFNFNNNGRKQD is encoded by the coding sequence ATGATACGCCGCATAGTAATCAAAATTCAGGATTGGACTGAAGATAAACTTCGCCACCTGTGCGGACGGATAACCCCCGAAAAGCGGCTGGCGGTCATCCTTCTAATGTTTGCCGTGTTCGGAATCACCTCGCTCTACATATTCGTTTCGGCAATCTATCAGATAGGCAAAAACGAGGGGCAACGTATCGAAATTGAACACATCGAGGGGCTGAAGCTGCAACAAAAAGATAGTATTAACCAATTTAATTTCAACAACAATGGACGAAAACAAGATTGA
- a CDS encoding Conjugative transposon protein TraK, whose translation MEFKSLKNIESSFKQIRLFAIIFISLCVGIAGYSIWSSYTFAEAQRQKIYVLDGGKSLMLALSQDLSQNRPVEAREHVKRFHELFFTLSPDKNAIESNIKRALLLADKSAFNYYTDFAEKGYYNRIIAGNVNQVVQVDSVACNFDTYPYKVNTYARQMIIRESNVTERSLVTKCNLLNSVRSDNNPHGFIIEAFEVVENKDIKTQKR comes from the coding sequence ATGGAATTTAAGTCATTAAAAAACATCGAGAGCAGTTTCAAGCAGATACGCCTCTTCGCTATCATCTTCATCAGCTTGTGCGTAGGCATTGCGGGATACTCCATTTGGAGCTCCTACACATTTGCCGAAGCACAACGCCAAAAGATTTACGTGTTGGACGGTGGCAAATCGTTGATGCTCGCCCTCTCGCAAGACTTGTCGCAAAACCGACCTGTCGAAGCACGAGAACACGTCAAGCGTTTTCACGAGCTATTTTTCACCCTCTCGCCCGATAAAAATGCGATTGAGAGCAACATCAAACGAGCACTGCTCTTGGCAGACAAAAGTGCATTTAACTACTACACCGACTTTGCCGAAAAGGGGTATTACAACCGCATTATCGCCGGCAACGTCAATCAGGTGGTGCAGGTGGATAGTGTAGCGTGCAACTTTGATACATATCCGTACAAGGTCAATACCTATGCACGTCAGATGATTATCCGAGAGAGCAACGTCACCGAGCGTAGTCTGGTTACAAAATGTAACCTATTGAACTCTGTCCGCTCAGACAACAACCCTCACGGCTTTATCATCGAAGCCTTTGAGGTGGTCGAGAATAAGGACATCAAAACGCAAAAGCGATGA